Proteins encoded in a region of the Melospiza georgiana isolate bMelGeo1 chromosome 2, bMelGeo1.pri, whole genome shotgun sequence genome:
- the DHRS12 gene encoding dehydrogenase/reductase SDR family member 12 isoform X4, which translates to MSWYRNTVWFVKGLREYTRGGYESASKRFNPADVEVDMAGRSFLVTGANSGIGKATAKEIARRGGTVHLVCRNKERAEVAKEEIVTETGNQNIFLHIVDISNPKEIWKFAEKFRNEHKLNVLINNAGCMVNNRELTEDGLEKNFATNTLGTYIMTTALVPLLEKAADARVITVSSGGMLVQKLNVSDLQSESGSFDGTMVYAQNKRQQVVLTEQWAKAHRNIHFSVMHPGWADTPDFKLNEP; encoded by the exons atGTCCTGGTACCGCAACACCGTGTGGTTCGTGAAGGGGCTGCGGGAGTACACGAG AGGTGGTTACGAGTCTGCTTCCAAGCGCTTCAACCCAGCTGATGTGGAGGTGGATATGGCTGGAAGATCCTTCCTGGTCACTGGAGCAAACAGTGGCATTGGCAAGGCCACAGCCAAGGAGATAGCGAGGAGAG GTGGCACGGTTCATCTGGTTTGCCGAAATAAGGAACGGGCTGAAGTTGCCAAAGAGGAAATAGTGACAGAAACGGGCAATCAG aaTATCTTCTTGCATATTGTGGATATATCTAATCCCAAGGAAATATGGAAGTTTGCTGAAAAATTCCGAAATGAACATAAATTAAATGTGTTG ATCAACAATGCGGGATGTATGGTGAATAACAGAGAGTTAACTGAAGATGGACTTGAAAAAAACTTTGCAACAAACACTTTGG GTACATATATCATGACAACTGCCCTGGTGCCCCTcctggaaaaagcagctgaTGCCAGAGTG ATCACTGTCTCTTCTGGGGGCATGCTAGTTCAAAAACTAAACGTATCTGACTTGCAGTCGGAAAGCGGGTCATTTGATGGAACCATGGTGTATGCACAGAACAAG AGACAGCAAGTTGTCCTGACAGAACAGTGGGCAAAGGCTCACAGAAATATCCATTTCTCAGTGATGCACCCCGGCTGGGCAGACACCCCAG ATTTCAAACTTAATGAACCATAA
- the DHRS12 gene encoding dehydrogenase/reductase SDR family member 12 isoform X2: MSWYRNTVWFVKGLREYTRGGYESASKRFNPADVEVDMAGRSFLVTGANSGIGKATAKEIARRGGTVHLVCRNKERAEVAKEEIVTETGNQNIFLHIVDISNPKEIWKFAEKFRNEHKLNVLINNAGCMVNNRELTEDGLEKNFATNTLGTYIMTTALVPLLEKAADARVRQQVVLTEQWAKAHRNIHFSVMHPGWADTPAVRSAMPDFYERMKNSLRTEAQGADTVLWLAVSAEATKLPSGLFFQDRQPVPTHLPLAYTHSPPEDEEKLMEVLEEFSQKFKSASPGI, from the exons atGTCCTGGTACCGCAACACCGTGTGGTTCGTGAAGGGGCTGCGGGAGTACACGAG AGGTGGTTACGAGTCTGCTTCCAAGCGCTTCAACCCAGCTGATGTGGAGGTGGATATGGCTGGAAGATCCTTCCTGGTCACTGGAGCAAACAGTGGCATTGGCAAGGCCACAGCCAAGGAGATAGCGAGGAGAG GTGGCACGGTTCATCTGGTTTGCCGAAATAAGGAACGGGCTGAAGTTGCCAAAGAGGAAATAGTGACAGAAACGGGCAATCAG aaTATCTTCTTGCATATTGTGGATATATCTAATCCCAAGGAAATATGGAAGTTTGCTGAAAAATTCCGAAATGAACATAAATTAAATGTGTTG ATCAACAATGCGGGATGTATGGTGAATAACAGAGAGTTAACTGAAGATGGACTTGAAAAAAACTTTGCAACAAACACTTTGG GTACATATATCATGACAACTGCCCTGGTGCCCCTcctggaaaaagcagctgaTGCCAGAGTG AGACAGCAAGTTGTCCTGACAGAACAGTGGGCAAAGGCTCACAGAAATATCCATTTCTCAGTGATGCACCCCGGCTGGGCAGACACCCCAG CTGTGAGATCAGCCATGCCGGATTTCTATGAGAGGATGAAGAACTCTCTGCGCACGGAGGCCCAGGGAGCCGACACCGTCCTGTGGTTGGCGGTGTCAGCTGAAGCAACAAAGCTGCCCAGTGGCTTGTTCTTCCAAG acAGGCAACCAGTCCCTACACACTTACCCCTAGCATACACCCACAGTCCACCAGAGGATGAAGAGAAGCTAATGGAGGTGCTGGAAGAGTTCTCCCAGAAGTTTAAATCTGCTTCTCCAGGAATTTAG
- the TMEM272 gene encoding transmembrane protein 272 isoform X2 — MRQLLSKSVVIDDDDDDEYPWRQNAHKYYVHLTLSLFLFLWFILGNYWVFSVYLPNFIPPFHQPQDYCDKTLYIFAVGVLIISHTVLFLLIFCSCCIYCFSRQRFSSEED, encoded by the coding sequence ATGAGGCAGCTGCTTTCCAAGTCTGTTGTgattgatgatgatgatgatgacgagTATCCCTGGAGGCAGAATGCTCACAAGTACTACGTCCATCTAaccctcagccttttcctctttctctggtTCATTCTTGGGAACTACtgggttttttctgtgtatCTGCCAAATTTCATCCCGCCTTTTCATCAGCCTCAGGATTACTGTGACAAAACCCTGTACATTTTTGCTGTTGGTGTTCTCATTATTAGCCATACTGTTCTGTTTCTCCTTATCTTCTGTAGCTGCTGCATATACTGTTTTTCCAGGCAAAGATTCTCTTCTGAGGAAGACTAA
- the DHRS12 gene encoding dehydrogenase/reductase SDR family member 12 isoform X1, producing MSWYRNTVWFVKGLREYTRGGYESASKRFNPADVEVDMAGRSFLVTGANSGIGKATAKEIARRGGTVHLVCRNKERAEVAKEEIVTETGNQNIFLHIVDISNPKEIWKFAEKFRNEHKLNVLINNAGCMVNNRELTEDGLEKNFATNTLGTYIMTTALVPLLEKAADARVITVSSGGMLVQKLNVSDLQSESGSFDGTMVYAQNKRQQVVLTEQWAKAHRNIHFSVMHPGWADTPAVRSAMPDFYERMKNSLRTEAQGADTVLWLAVSAEATKLPSGLFFQDRQPVPTHLPLAYTHSPPEDEEKLMEVLEEFSQKFKSASPGI from the exons atGTCCTGGTACCGCAACACCGTGTGGTTCGTGAAGGGGCTGCGGGAGTACACGAG AGGTGGTTACGAGTCTGCTTCCAAGCGCTTCAACCCAGCTGATGTGGAGGTGGATATGGCTGGAAGATCCTTCCTGGTCACTGGAGCAAACAGTGGCATTGGCAAGGCCACAGCCAAGGAGATAGCGAGGAGAG GTGGCACGGTTCATCTGGTTTGCCGAAATAAGGAACGGGCTGAAGTTGCCAAAGAGGAAATAGTGACAGAAACGGGCAATCAG aaTATCTTCTTGCATATTGTGGATATATCTAATCCCAAGGAAATATGGAAGTTTGCTGAAAAATTCCGAAATGAACATAAATTAAATGTGTTG ATCAACAATGCGGGATGTATGGTGAATAACAGAGAGTTAACTGAAGATGGACTTGAAAAAAACTTTGCAACAAACACTTTGG GTACATATATCATGACAACTGCCCTGGTGCCCCTcctggaaaaagcagctgaTGCCAGAGTG ATCACTGTCTCTTCTGGGGGCATGCTAGTTCAAAAACTAAACGTATCTGACTTGCAGTCGGAAAGCGGGTCATTTGATGGAACCATGGTGTATGCACAGAACAAG AGACAGCAAGTTGTCCTGACAGAACAGTGGGCAAAGGCTCACAGAAATATCCATTTCTCAGTGATGCACCCCGGCTGGGCAGACACCCCAG CTGTGAGATCAGCCATGCCGGATTTCTATGAGAGGATGAAGAACTCTCTGCGCACGGAGGCCCAGGGAGCCGACACCGTCCTGTGGTTGGCGGTGTCAGCTGAAGCAACAAAGCTGCCCAGTGGCTTGTTCTTCCAAG acAGGCAACCAGTCCCTACACACTTACCCCTAGCATACACCCACAGTCCACCAGAGGATGAAGAGAAGCTAATGGAGGTGCTGGAAGAGTTCTCCCAGAAGTTTAAATCTGCTTCTCCAGGAATTTAG
- the DHRS12 gene encoding dehydrogenase/reductase SDR family member 12 isoform X3, whose translation MLGQLTPADQRDTSGHRTSCSAVKAGRKKEQKGAFTDLNIFLHIVDISNPKEIWKFAEKFRNEHKLNVLINNAGCMVNNRELTEDGLEKNFATNTLGTYIMTTALVPLLEKAADARVITVSSGGMLVQKLNVSDLQSESGSFDGTMVYAQNKRQQVVLTEQWAKAHRNIHFSVMHPGWADTPAVRSAMPDFYERMKNSLRTEAQGADTVLWLAVSAEATKLPSGLFFQDRQPVPTHLPLAYTHSPPEDEEKLMEVLEEFSQKFKSASPGI comes from the exons ATGCTGGGACAGCTGACtccagctgaccaaagggacaCCTCTGGCCATAGGACATCTTGCTCAGCAGTAAAAGCTGGCAGGAAGAAGGAGCAAAAGGGGGCATTCACAGATCTG aaTATCTTCTTGCATATTGTGGATATATCTAATCCCAAGGAAATATGGAAGTTTGCTGAAAAATTCCGAAATGAACATAAATTAAATGTGTTG ATCAACAATGCGGGATGTATGGTGAATAACAGAGAGTTAACTGAAGATGGACTTGAAAAAAACTTTGCAACAAACACTTTGG GTACATATATCATGACAACTGCCCTGGTGCCCCTcctggaaaaagcagctgaTGCCAGAGTG ATCACTGTCTCTTCTGGGGGCATGCTAGTTCAAAAACTAAACGTATCTGACTTGCAGTCGGAAAGCGGGTCATTTGATGGAACCATGGTGTATGCACAGAACAAG AGACAGCAAGTTGTCCTGACAGAACAGTGGGCAAAGGCTCACAGAAATATCCATTTCTCAGTGATGCACCCCGGCTGGGCAGACACCCCAG CTGTGAGATCAGCCATGCCGGATTTCTATGAGAGGATGAAGAACTCTCTGCGCACGGAGGCCCAGGGAGCCGACACCGTCCTGTGGTTGGCGGTGTCAGCTGAAGCAACAAAGCTGCCCAGTGGCTTGTTCTTCCAAG acAGGCAACCAGTCCCTACACACTTACCCCTAGCATACACCCACAGTCCACCAGAGGATGAAGAGAAGCTAATGGAGGTGCTGGAAGAGTTCTCCCAGAAGTTTAAATCTGCTTCTCCAGGAATTTAG
- the DHRS12 gene encoding dehydrogenase/reductase SDR family member 12 isoform X5, whose product MVNNRELTEDGLEKNFATNTLGTYIMTTALVPLLEKAADARVITVSSGGMLVQKLNVSDLQSESGSFDGTMVYAQNKRQQVVLTEQWAKAHRNIHFSVMHPGWADTPAVRSAMPDFYERMKNSLRTEAQGADTVLWLAVSAEATKLPSGLFFQDRQPVPTHLPLAYTHSPPEDEEKLMEVLEEFSQKFKSASPGI is encoded by the exons ATGGTGAATAACAGAGAGTTAACTGAAGATGGACTTGAAAAAAACTTTGCAACAAACACTTTGG GTACATATATCATGACAACTGCCCTGGTGCCCCTcctggaaaaagcagctgaTGCCAGAGTG ATCACTGTCTCTTCTGGGGGCATGCTAGTTCAAAAACTAAACGTATCTGACTTGCAGTCGGAAAGCGGGTCATTTGATGGAACCATGGTGTATGCACAGAACAAG AGACAGCAAGTTGTCCTGACAGAACAGTGGGCAAAGGCTCACAGAAATATCCATTTCTCAGTGATGCACCCCGGCTGGGCAGACACCCCAG CTGTGAGATCAGCCATGCCGGATTTCTATGAGAGGATGAAGAACTCTCTGCGCACGGAGGCCCAGGGAGCCGACACCGTCCTGTGGTTGGCGGTGTCAGCTGAAGCAACAAAGCTGCCCAGTGGCTTGTTCTTCCAAG acAGGCAACCAGTCCCTACACACTTACCCCTAGCATACACCCACAGTCCACCAGAGGATGAAGAGAAGCTAATGGAGGTGCTGGAAGAGTTCTCCCAGAAGTTTAAATCTGCTTCTCCAGGAATTTAG